In the genome of Paenarthrobacter ilicis, the window CCCCGCCGTCAGGGTGAAGGGCAGGTTTTGGTCGAAGCCGCTCAACAATCCGCCGCTCAGTGGACGCCGGGCGGTGGCTTCTTCTGCAGCCAACTGCGCACGTCGCCGGGCCAAGGCGGTTTGAAGAACCAGTGCTTCCTGGTAACGGAAGCGCTCTTGCGCGCGTTGCCAGTCACGCGCCACGTCCGGCATGTGGATCAACCGGTAAGCCTCGGCGACACCCACATGACCGTCCCTGCCCACCATCGCGGGGGGAAGGGGGTCAACCATGGCGTCAAGATCAATTGTCTGGAGCAGCGCACTGATGACTTTGTGGATGGACCAACTGGTGAGCTTGGCAGTGGCCGGATACACGGGGATGGGCATGGCAGCCAGTTTCTCCGGATCCATGGAGCCTTCCGCACCGGGGTCCTCGTCCAACAGGATGAAATCAGGGTTGGTCAGACCCAAAGCGCCGCCATAGCGTGACACCTTTCCGGAGAACATGGCGCGGCGGCCCGGCAATAACTCCGATTTGGCCCGGAAGCCATTGAAGAAACTGAGCTTGAGCGTTCCAGGCGTGCTGCTGCCACCTACCTCGTCCGAGACAACAACATCCGTGATGGATCCGCGGCGTGCACGCATCTGGCGTGTGCTGTTGGAGACCACGCGGGCGATCAGGGTGACTTCCTCGTCCAAGGGAAGCTCACTGATGGGTGTCAGCTCCCCGCGGCTCAGGTACCGGCGGGGAAAATAGTTCAGCAGTGCCCCGACACTCTTCAAGCCCAGATGTTTCTCGATCACTCCGGCAGAGCGTTTACCGATCCTGCGTTCGAGGGGCAGTTCAAGCTCAGAGTCCATGCTGCAGGGAGCCAGTGCCGGATGCCGGCTGCGTTGCGGGCGGAGCTTCGTTGCCGGACGCAACGGAAAGCTGGCTGACGGCGATATCCGTGGGCTCGCCCAGCGAACGGATGAGCTCGACAGCCGGCGCCGGGTCCGGAACGTGGACATGCACCCGCCAGCGGTAGCTTGCCTCCATCACGGACTCGTCGTCGTCATCGGAACTTTGGACACCGCCCACCTGACTCATGATCACGGAGTCACCCATCTCATCCAAACGCTGCCGGAGGATGGCCGCATTCAAAGGTGACAGGCTGATGGTGCACATGACTTCCACGCCGTCGTCGGCCGGCATGTGCTCGTGGATATGGGGGTCCTGCAGCTTGTAGCCGTGCAACCCGTCCAAGAGATCATCCTGGAGTTCCTCGCCCAGGACGGCCGAGCGGAGGCAGTCCAGGACCAAGAGCATTCCAACGCCCCCTGCGTCCACTACCCGGGCCTCCTGCAGCTGTGAGAGTTCGCCCTCTGTGCGGACCACGGCTTTGTAAGCGGCATCCACCACTGCGTCGAGGGACAGACCCAAGGCGTGGTTGCTGTCATCACCGCTTTGGGCAGCTTCCACGGACTGGGCGGCGTGGGCCGCAGCTTCCAGTACTGACAGCATGGTTCCGGCCACCGGTTCGCTGAGGGCTGACCACGCACGGATCTGCGCCCTGTTCAGCGCGGTTGCCAGGAGCGGCGCGCTGAGCCGCGTTTTGCCTGCCAAAGGTTCGGCAGCCGCGCACAGGAAAACGGCAAAGAGCGTTCCTGAGTTGCCGCGTGCTTGCTCCATGGCAGCTTGGCCGGCCTTGGAGAGAACTGCTCCAACATCCGTGGTTGCTGCGGCAGCGTCGGGCGCGGCTTCACCGATGGCCGACACAGCCGCACGGACGGTGAGATACAAGTTGGTGCCGGTATCCCCATCGGCTACGGGGAAGATGTTGATCGCGTTCAGGCGATCGCTGTGATTCCCCAGAACCACTTCCGCCTTGCTGAGCCAACGTTTCATGGCATGCGCGTTCGCGGCGATCTTAGTCTGCAAAGTGATCCCATCCAACGGTGTCAGCAGATTGTCCGGCAATCCGGACCCCGCTGCCTGGTGGCTCGACAACGGCTTGCACCGAGCCTATCGCAGTGAAGCCCTCCGGGAGCTGAATTCCAGCCGGGAAGGTCCCCAGAATGCCGTGGTCCTCGCCACCGCCCAGTACCCACTCCATGGCGTCTACACCCAGTATCTCCGCGGCGGGCCGCAGCAGCACGGAAAGTCTTCCCAGCGCCAGGGGATCAAAGTCAAGGACCACTGCGCTGGCCGCGGCGATCCGGCCAGCATCCCTCAGGAGGCCATCCGAAACATCCAGCATGGCCGTTGCCCCGGCACGGGCAGCCAAGGGTCCAGCTGCCAGCGGAGGCTGGGGCCGGCACTGGTTCCTGACCAGGGCCAGCAACTCCGGCGGGAGGTCCGCCACCGGCACGGAACTTTCCAAAAGGGCCAGTCCCGCGGCCGCCCTGCCGAGGGTTCCCGCCAATGCCACGGTGTCACCGGGTTGGGCGCCCGACCGCACCACCGGTGGCATCCCGTTGAGGGTCCCGACGACGGCCACAGTGACCGCAATTTCGCGGCCCCGGCCAAGGTCCCCCCCGGCCACCGAACAACCAACTGCGCCCAACTGCTCGATGGCAGCAGTCAACCCATCCGCGAATGACTCCACCCAGTCCACGGGAGTGCCGGGAGGCATGGTCAGGCTTACCACCAGCGAGGTTGCCGTGCCTCCCATGGCATTGATGTCACTGAGGTTCTGTGCCGCCGCTTTCCACCCGACGTCGAACCCGGTGGTGCGGTAGCCGTTGTTCCATACCAGCCTGAAGTCCTGGTCCTGGGTCTGGGTGTCGATGGAGATGAGGGTCCGCCCATCAGGTGATTCCAGCAGTGCGGCATCGTCGCCCGGCCCCAGCAACACCCCGGACCCCTGGCTCAAACGCGGGAAGATCCGGGCCAGGAGTTGCGACTCCGTGAGGTCCTGGACTGTCAGTTGTTCAACAAGCACGGAACTACGCTATCGCGAACCCCCGACAGGATAGTGCCGGGGTACCCGCGGGATAGGCTGGTTCCATGCAACACACCTCGCTTCGTCGCTCTGCCGCGGCCATTTTCATTGCTGCTGCAGCAGTTCCGGCGCTTTCCGCATGTGCTCCCACCGTGGACGTCACCGCGGCCGCCGATGCCGCCAATCCCGCATGCGCCCCCATGATGGTTGCCCTGCCCGACAAGATCGGCGATGCGAACCTGAGAAAAACCAACAGCCAGGCGACGGCCGCCTGGGGTGACCCTTCGCAGGTTATCCTTCGCTGCGGTGTCAACGTCCCGGGTCCCACCACCGACCGCTGCGTCAGTGTCAACGGGATCGACTGGGTTATCAAGGAAGGTGATCCCGTTTACACCCTGACCACCTTCGGACGCCAGCCGGCCACGGAAATACTTGTTGATCCGGTCAAGCTTGAATCCGCCAACATCAGCTCAGCCACGGTCCTGACGGAACTCGCAGCGGCAGTGGGGAAGATCAAGGCCACCGGCAAGTGTGTGGGACAAGAGGACCTGCAGAATCTTCCGGGCAGCAAATAGCCCCCTCGCTGATACAGCAAGGGGGCCATGGCCCTGATGCGGCCAACGCAGTTTCCAGGTCAGCGCGGTTTCAGGTCAGCGCGTTTTCGGGTCAGCGCAGGCCTGTCTTGCGGGTCAACGCCAAATGGATCAACTCGTCAATCAACTCTGCATAGCCCAGCCCTGAGGCGGCCCACATCTGGGGGTACATGCTCTTGGGCGTGAACCCCGGCATGGTGTTGATCTCGTTGATGATGAGTTCTCCGGCGGGTGTGTAGAAGAAGTCCACCCTGCTCAAGCCTTCGGCACCCACCGAGTCGAAGGCAACCGCAGCGAGGTCCCTTACCCGCGCAATGGCTTCGTCCGGCATATCCGCGGGGCAGCTGAGCGCGGCGGCGCCATCTTCAACGTACTTGGCGGCGAAATCGTAGAACTGATGCTCACCGGCAGCTACGGCAATTTCTCCAGGCATGGACGTCCGCGGCGCCTCAGTGCCACGGCCCTGGAGAACGGCGCACTCGATTTCCCTGCCAATAATTCCAGCTTCGATGACGAGCTTCAGATCATGGCGGCGGGCTTCTTCGATGGCCTCATCCAGTCCATCCAGGGAATCGACCTTGGAGATACCCATGGACGAACCGGCGCGGGCGGGCTTGACGAACACCGGGAAGCCCAGTTTGTCCACCTTTTTCCGCACGGCCTCTGCGTCGGTTACCCATTCGCGGTCCGTGACGGAAATGTAAGGCCCCACAGCGAGCCCGGCGGCTTCAAAAACCACCTTCATGAAGTGCTTGTCCATGCCCACGGCCGATGCCAGCACACCGGCGCCCACATAGCGGGTATCGGACAATTCGAGCAAACCCTGGATGGTTCCGTCTTCACCCCATGGTCCATGAAGCAATGGGAAAACCACGTCCACTGAGCCAAGCTCCTGCGGAACGGCGTTGGGCTCGGTCACTATCAGTTGGTGTTCGCCGCCCACCTCGGCAAGGGTGACTGTCTGTCCGGACGGTGCAACCTCCGGGAGGGCCGCCGAACTCAAGGACCACTGGCTGGTATCCCCCGATGCAAGGACCCACTGCCCTGACTTGGCGATTCCGATAGGGATGACGTCATATTTGTCCCTGTCGATGGCACCCATGACGCCGGCGGCCGTCACGCAGCTGA includes:
- a CDS encoding D-alanine--D-alanine ligase family protein, with amino-acid sequence MTELNKPATGRPRVAVLFGGRSSEHAVSCVTAAGVMGAIDRDKYDVIPIGIAKSGQWVLASGDTSQWSLSSAALPEVAPSGQTVTLAEVGGEHQLIVTEPNAVPQELGSVDVVFPLLHGPWGEDGTIQGLLELSDTRYVGAGVLASAVGMDKHFMKVVFEAAGLAVGPYISVTDREWVTDAEAVRKKVDKLGFPVFVKPARAGSSMGISKVDSLDGLDEAIEEARRHDLKLVIEAGIIGREIECAVLQGRGTEAPRTSMPGEIAVAAGEHQFYDFAAKYVEDGAAALSCPADMPDEAIARVRDLAAVAFDSVGAEGLSRVDFFYTPAGELIINEINTMPGFTPKSMYPQMWAASGLGYAELIDELIHLALTRKTGLR
- a CDS encoding DUF3515 family protein, whose amino-acid sequence is MQHTSLRRSAAAIFIAAAAVPALSACAPTVDVTAAADAANPACAPMMVALPDKIGDANLRKTNSQATAAWGDPSQVILRCGVNVPGPTTDRCVSVNGIDWVIKEGDPVYTLTTFGRQPATEILVDPVKLESANISSATVLTELAAAVGKIKATGKCVGQEDLQNLPGSK
- the thiL gene encoding thiamine-phosphate kinase encodes the protein MLVEQLTVQDLTESQLLARIFPRLSQGSGVLLGPGDDAALLESPDGRTLISIDTQTQDQDFRLVWNNGYRTTGFDVGWKAAAQNLSDINAMGGTATSLVVSLTMPPGTPVDWVESFADGLTAAIEQLGAVGCSVAGGDLGRGREIAVTVAVVGTLNGMPPVVRSGAQPGDTVALAGTLGRAAAGLALLESSVPVADLPPELLALVRNQCRPQPPLAAGPLAARAGATAMLDVSDGLLRDAGRIAAASAVVLDFDPLALGRLSVLLRPAAEILGVDAMEWVLGGGEDHGILGTFPAGIQLPEGFTAIGSVQAVVEPPGSGVRIAGQSADTVGWDHFAD
- a CDS encoding DAK2 domain-containing protein; this translates as MKRWLSKAEVVLGNHSDRLNAINIFPVADGDTGTNLYLTVRAAVSAIGEAAPDAAAATTDVGAVLSKAGQAAMEQARGNSGTLFAVFLCAAAEPLAGKTRLSAPLLATALNRAQIRAWSALSEPVAGTMLSVLEAAAHAAQSVEAAQSGDDSNHALGLSLDAVVDAAYKAVVRTEGELSQLQEARVVDAGGVGMLLVLDCLRSAVLGEELQDDLLDGLHGYKLQDPHIHEHMPADDGVEVMCTISLSPLNAAILRQRLDEMGDSVIMSQVGGVQSSDDDDESVMEASYRWRVHVHVPDPAPAVELIRSLGEPTDIAVSQLSVASGNEAPPATQPASGTGSLQHGL